Proteins from a genomic interval of Stenotrophomonas maltophilia:
- a CDS encoding helix-turn-helix domain-containing protein — protein MGIGFQGAATAVAADAMVRRAGGAGYSLSALQPVCCLQRPCAFIDADPEAAPDPALISELRGLIEHVGPFRAGEYIHRIGDPSHGVCEVRSGAVKSVVDDREGGEQILGFTLPGELLGLNGAQGARHPSSAVALDTVYLCRMPFAGLAELARRFPPLQSRLFSLLSMEIGKAALLAANCRVEERLAVFLLDMGARHQRRGLSPVRFRLPMARSEIANHLRMAPATASRALRSMSEAGLIRLQHREVHLLQPAKLAGMAAWSVGN, from the coding sequence GTGGGTATCGGTTTTCAGGGCGCGGCGACGGCAGTCGCTGCCGATGCGATGGTGCGGCGCGCTGGCGGGGCAGGGTACTCGCTGAGTGCGTTGCAGCCGGTCTGCTGTCTGCAACGCCCGTGTGCGTTCATCGACGCGGATCCGGAGGCGGCCCCCGACCCGGCACTGATCAGCGAACTGCGCGGCTTGATCGAGCACGTAGGCCCGTTCCGGGCGGGGGAGTACATTCACCGGATCGGCGATCCCTCTCACGGTGTCTGCGAGGTGCGCTCCGGCGCGGTGAAGAGCGTTGTCGATGATCGTGAGGGCGGCGAACAGATCCTGGGATTCACGCTGCCGGGCGAGCTGCTTGGCTTGAATGGCGCGCAGGGTGCGCGCCATCCCAGCAGCGCGGTGGCACTGGACACCGTCTACTTGTGCCGCATGCCGTTTGCAGGGCTTGCGGAGCTGGCACGACGGTTTCCACCGCTGCAGTCGCGCCTGTTCTCGCTGTTGAGCATGGAAATCGGCAAGGCCGCGCTGCTTGCCGCCAACTGTCGGGTTGAAGAGCGGCTGGCCGTGTTCCTGCTGGATATGGGGGCAAGGCATCAGCGCCGAGGCCTGTCGCCGGTCCGGTTCCGGTTGCCGATGGCGCGCTCGGAGATCGCCAACCATCTGCGCATGGCACCGGCTACTGCCAGCCGCGCATTGCGCAGCATGAGCGAGGCCGGGCTGATCCGGCTGCAGCACCGCGAGGTGCATCTGCTGCAACCGGCCAAGCTGGCGGGCATGGCTGCATGGAGCGTTGGCAACTGA
- a CDS encoding PepSY-associated TM helix domain-containing protein, with translation MSKGDRTAKPRGIRQTMSDLHIWVGLLAGWILYAMFLTGTASYFRDELSRYTRPEIATPSSLPEAAVVAQRTVSNLMADAPDASQINLSLPSARMPWVSAMWASPGGRGRHGFDSGLFDASTGAPLQARDTGGGDFFYAFHFNLHYMPAMWGRWIVGVCAMFMLVAIVSGVITHKKIFADFFTFRWGKGQRSWLDGHAALSVLGLPFHFMITWSGLVMLAVLYMPWGLAKLPDKRQQAEVVSEMRLFLPPQKAAGHTAPLTDIGARVRQAEQRWGTGAVGSVQVQNPGDENARVAVVRAQSSRVSTTPNYLLFDGSGGRLLQIKEHSGVAADTQGVLYGLHLGRFADTALRWLYFIVSLAGTAMVGTGLVLWTVKRRTQLPDPQCPHFGFRLVERLNIATVAGLSVAMAAYLWANRLLPTGLDGRAAWEVHVFFLALAAMFVHATLRAPKRAWVEQFVLGALMLALLPVLTAVTTPHPLWHTLATGDWAFAGTDLTLLALAALHALLAWRTWKHAPKLKRARPSAASCNAAAEASA, from the coding sequence ATGAGCAAGGGTGATCGCACCGCGAAGCCACGCGGCATCCGCCAGACCATGTCCGACCTGCATATCTGGGTCGGATTGCTCGCGGGCTGGATCCTGTATGCGATGTTCCTCACCGGCACCGCCAGCTACTTCCGCGACGAGCTCTCGCGCTACACACGCCCCGAAATCGCCACGCCCTCCAGCCTGCCGGAGGCGGCGGTGGTCGCGCAGCGCACGGTCTCCAACCTCATGGCCGATGCACCGGATGCCAGCCAGATCAACCTGAGCCTGCCAAGTGCGCGCATGCCGTGGGTGTCGGCGATGTGGGCCAGCCCGGGCGGCCGCGGCCGGCATGGTTTCGATTCGGGCCTGTTCGATGCCAGCACCGGTGCGCCCTTGCAGGCGCGGGACACCGGCGGTGGCGACTTCTTCTATGCGTTCCACTTCAACCTGCACTACATGCCAGCCATGTGGGGCCGCTGGATCGTGGGCGTCTGCGCGATGTTCATGCTGGTGGCCATCGTCAGCGGCGTGATCACCCACAAGAAGATCTTCGCCGACTTCTTCACCTTCCGCTGGGGCAAGGGCCAGCGCTCGTGGCTGGATGGTCACGCGGCGCTGTCGGTACTCGGCCTGCCCTTCCATTTCATGATCACCTGGAGTGGCCTGGTGATGCTGGCGGTGCTGTACATGCCGTGGGGGCTGGCCAAACTGCCGGACAAGCGCCAGCAGGCCGAGGTGGTCAGCGAAATGCGGCTGTTCCTGCCGCCGCAGAAGGCCGCAGGGCACACCGCTCCACTTACGGACATCGGCGCACGGGTGCGACAGGCCGAACAGCGCTGGGGAACCGGCGCGGTGGGCAGCGTGCAGGTGCAGAACCCCGGCGATGAGAACGCACGCGTGGCTGTGGTGCGCGCGCAGTCGAGCCGCGTTTCGACCACGCCGAACTACCTGCTGTTCGATGGCAGCGGTGGGCGGCTGCTGCAGATCAAGGAGCACTCGGGCGTCGCCGCTGATACCCAGGGCGTGCTGTACGGCCTGCACCTGGGGCGCTTTGCTGACACTGCGTTGCGCTGGCTGTACTTCATCGTCAGCCTGGCCGGCACCGCCATGGTCGGCACCGGGCTGGTGCTGTGGACGGTCAAGCGCCGTACACAGCTGCCCGACCCGCAGTGCCCCCACTTCGGCTTCCGCCTGGTCGAGAGGCTCAACATCGCCACGGTGGCTGGGCTGTCGGTGGCGATGGCGGCCTATCTGTGGGCCAACCGCCTGCTGCCCACCGGACTTGATGGGCGTGCCGCGTGGGAGGTGCACGTATTTTTCCTGGCCTTGGCGGCAATGTTCGTTCATGCCACGCTGCGTGCGCCGAAGCGTGCATGGGTCGAGCAGTTCGTGTTGGGTGCGTTGATGCTGGCGTTGCTGCCGGTACTGACGGCAGTGACCACACCGCATCCGCTGTGGCACACGTTGGCCACGGGCGACTGGGCGTTCGCCGGCACCGACCTGACCCTGCTGGCCCTGGCCGCCCTGCACGCTCTGCTGGCGTGGCGAACCTGGAAGCATGCGCCAAAGTTGAAGCGTGCACGGCCGTCTGCAGCGTCATGCAATGCCGCTGCGGAGGCCAGCGCATGA
- a CDS encoding DNA glycosylase AlkZ-like family protein, with protein sequence MPATPTLDDLRRYAVARTLFKPTTLLTAIRRLGFVQADPIRAPARAQDLTLRHRVKDYRAGDLERRYTRLPVEEDCLVNYGFLPREHLALMHPRVSRREWDAETHRRAADVLAFVRERGSVHPREVDQAFAHGRVTNYWGGTSNASTHLLDGMHYRGLLRVQRRDSGTRIYAVAEHAEPDASEQAQIERAAALIDLVVRKYAPLPSASLTYLVRLLGYGAPHLAEQTRKALSLAKQQLASCTLEGTTWYWPADENPRSRRHAPDEHVRLLAPFDPVVWDRRRFELLWGWVYKFEAYTPAPKRQYGYYALPVLWHDQVVGWANLSVRDGELVSNVGYAGKSLTRDKVFRGALEDELQRMAAFL encoded by the coding sequence ATGCCTGCCACGCCTACTCTCGATGATCTTCGCCGCTACGCGGTGGCGCGCACCCTGTTCAAGCCGACCACGCTGCTGACCGCGATACGACGGCTGGGCTTCGTGCAGGCCGATCCGATCCGGGCACCCGCACGCGCGCAGGACCTGACCCTGCGCCACCGGGTGAAGGACTACCGCGCCGGTGACCTTGAGCGGCGCTACACGCGTCTGCCGGTGGAAGAGGATTGCCTGGTGAACTACGGTTTCCTGCCTCGCGAGCACCTGGCACTGATGCACCCGCGCGTCTCCAGGCGCGAGTGGGACGCCGAGACCCATCGCCGCGCGGCCGACGTGCTGGCCTTCGTGCGCGAGCGCGGCAGCGTGCACCCGCGCGAGGTCGACCAGGCGTTCGCGCATGGGCGGGTGACCAACTATTGGGGCGGCACCAGCAACGCGAGCACGCACCTGCTGGACGGCATGCACTACCGCGGCCTGCTGCGCGTGCAGCGGCGTGACAGTGGCACCCGCATCTATGCAGTGGCCGAGCACGCCGAACCGGATGCCAGCGAGCAGGCGCAGATCGAACGCGCCGCTGCCCTGATCGATCTGGTGGTGCGCAAGTACGCACCGCTGCCCTCGGCCAGCCTGACCTATCTGGTGCGCCTGCTGGGCTATGGCGCGCCGCATCTGGCCGAGCAGACCCGCAAGGCACTGTCACTGGCCAAGCAGCAGCTGGCCAGTTGCACGTTGGAGGGCACCACCTGGTACTGGCCGGCGGACGAGAATCCGCGCTCGCGCCGGCATGCGCCGGACGAGCACGTGCGCCTGTTGGCGCCGTTCGATCCGGTGGTGTGGGACCGCCGCCGCTTCGAGCTGTTGTGGGGATGGGTGTACAAGTTCGAGGCCTACACGCCTGCACCGAAGCGCCAGTACGGCTACTACGCATTGCCAGTGCTGTGGCACGACCAGGTGGTGGGCTGGGCCAATCTCAGCGTGCGCGACGGTGAGTTGGTGTCGAACGTGGGTTATGCCGGCAAGTCGCTGACCCGCGACAAGGTATTTCGTGGCGCGCTCGAAGACGAACTGCAGCGCATGGCCGCATTCCTCTAG
- a CDS encoding TonB-dependent receptor, whose product MTVYNFTSAQHRAAAASSGLMHPPGMPLRYRMSALALGLLVSFAALADTAPSTLPSVQVQEQRRVTADYAGGHVAAGSRVGLLGDKDFMDTPFSTVSYTESFIRDRQAKDLTDVIAATDPTVFSNGVTGSWSENYAIRGFASSTSDTTFNGLSGMAPYYRTSPEMFERIEVLKGPSALLNGMPPGGSVGGSVNLVPKRAGDQPLLRVSANFASDAQFGTHVDMGRRLGADKQFGIRFNGAWRDGDGAVGKQRKKVQLGSLALDWRGERARLSADLYSADDRVDGPARGVGLAPGLAIPRPPRGDTLINPDWAYVDSQDKGAMLRGELDINDSLMAYLAYGTSKTDYRYNGSISAQILNPAGDFTTVIGQLAFDIKKQSGDAGLRGSFRTGNVGHQWAANVTHYQHTQNDYGRRSVPGWDWTTNLYNPVWGPAAPFVAPHISHTELKLDSLGFADTLSFADDRVQLTLGVRRQQVVSETFNVATGARTSRYDESATTPAAALLVKATDTISLYTNYIEGLSQGATAPMTAANAGDVFAPFRTKQKELGLKLDLGSFAHTFSVYEIKRPSSYTDPVTNIFSFGGEQRNRGVEWGFFGAPIDGVRLLGGVAYVQPKLTRTAGGVNEGRIATAVAQRQAKLGVEWDVPTLQGLTLTGNATAMSKQYISADNSLSVPGRTLFDVGARYSTTLAGRPLALRATVNNLTNKAYWGMPLLSSLALGAPRTVLVSATMDF is encoded by the coding sequence ATGACCGTTTACAACTTCACTTCTGCACAGCATCGTGCCGCCGCCGCATCCTCCGGCCTGATGCATCCGCCGGGCATGCCCCTGCGCTACCGGATGTCCGCCCTCGCGCTGGGGCTGCTGGTCTCGTTTGCCGCGCTGGCCGACACCGCACCGTCCACCCTGCCCTCGGTGCAGGTGCAGGAACAGCGGCGGGTCACCGCGGACTATGCAGGCGGGCACGTGGCTGCCGGCAGCCGCGTCGGCCTGCTCGGTGACAAGGACTTCATGGACACGCCGTTCAGTACGGTCAGCTACACCGAGTCCTTCATCCGTGATCGCCAGGCCAAGGACCTGACCGACGTCATTGCCGCCACCGACCCCACGGTATTCAGCAATGGCGTCACCGGTTCCTGGAGCGAGAACTATGCGATCCGCGGCTTCGCCTCCAGCACCAGCGACACCACCTTCAACGGGCTCAGCGGCATGGCGCCGTACTACCGCACCTCGCCGGAAATGTTCGAGCGCATCGAAGTGCTGAAAGGCCCCTCCGCGCTGCTCAACGGCATGCCGCCGGGTGGTTCGGTCGGTGGCAGCGTCAACCTGGTCCCCAAGCGTGCCGGCGATCAACCGCTGCTGCGGGTCAGTGCCAACTTCGCCTCCGATGCGCAGTTCGGTACCCATGTGGACATGGGCCGTCGCCTGGGCGCCGACAAGCAGTTCGGCATCCGCTTCAACGGCGCCTGGCGTGACGGTGATGGCGCCGTGGGAAAGCAGCGCAAGAAGGTACAGCTCGGTTCGCTGGCACTGGACTGGCGCGGCGAACGTGCGCGGCTGTCCGCGGATCTATACAGCGCCGATGACCGTGTTGACGGCCCGGCACGTGGCGTCGGCCTGGCACCGGGCCTGGCCATTCCGCGGCCGCCGCGTGGCGATACGCTGATCAACCCGGACTGGGCCTACGTGGACAGCCAGGACAAGGGCGCGATGCTGCGGGGCGAACTGGATATCAACGATAGCCTGATGGCTTACCTGGCTTACGGCACCAGCAAGACCGACTACCGCTACAACGGTTCGATCAGCGCGCAGATCCTCAATCCGGCCGGCGACTTCACGACGGTGATCGGCCAGCTCGCCTTCGACATCAAGAAGCAGTCCGGTGATGCCGGCCTGCGCGGTTCGTTCCGCACCGGCAATGTGGGCCACCAGTGGGCCGCCAACGTGACCCATTACCAGCACACCCAGAACGACTACGGCCGCCGCAGCGTGCCCGGCTGGGACTGGACCACCAACCTCTACAACCCGGTGTGGGGCCCGGCCGCGCCGTTCGTGGCGCCGCACATCTCGCATACCGAACTGAAGTTGGATAGCCTCGGCTTCGCCGATACCCTTTCCTTCGCCGATGACCGCGTGCAGCTGACGCTGGGCGTGCGCCGCCAGCAGGTGGTCAGTGAGACCTTCAACGTGGCCACGGGCGCACGTACTTCGCGGTATGACGAGAGCGCCACTACCCCGGCAGCAGCCTTGCTGGTGAAGGCCACCGACACGATCTCCCTCTACACCAACTACATCGAAGGCCTCAGCCAGGGCGCTACCGCGCCGATGACTGCTGCCAACGCCGGCGATGTGTTCGCCCCGTTCCGCACCAAGCAGAAGGAGCTGGGCCTGAAGCTGGACCTGGGCAGCTTCGCGCACACCTTCAGTGTGTACGAGATCAAGCGACCGAGCAGCTACACCGACCCGGTCACGAATATCTTCTCGTTTGGTGGCGAACAACGGAACCGTGGCGTGGAATGGGGCTTCTTCGGGGCACCCATCGACGGCGTGCGCCTGCTCGGTGGCGTGGCCTATGTGCAGCCGAAGCTGACCCGCACGGCCGGCGGCGTGAATGAGGGGCGCATCGCCACTGCCGTGGCGCAGCGGCAGGCCAAGCTCGGTGTGGAATGGGATGTGCCGACCTTGCAGGGCCTGACCTTGACCGGCAATGCCACGGCGATGTCGAAGCAGTACATCAGTGCGGACAATAGCCTGTCGGTGCCGGGACGCACCCTGTTCGACGTGGGCGCGCGCTACAGCACGACGCTGGCGGGTCGACCGCTTGCGCTGCGGGCCACCGTCAACAACCTGACCAACAAGGCTTATTGGGGCATGCCGTTGTTGTCGAGCCTGGCGCTGGGTGCACCGAGGACGGTGCTGGTGTCGGCGACGATGGATTTCTGA
- a CDS encoding TetR/AcrR family transcriptional regulator: MSTHPDPTAPTRGRPLTITPERLADIGIRLGLPNLTMANVAAELAVTQAALYKRVANLEALKRLVAEAVFQRWQIPRASVDAPGGLEAYLMGFVESLCEVVKAHPGLPPYLLRRTVATAPMLEKIASHQAHVAEVFGLPVDKARWLLATIAFYCIAGADTIYAIADDEEGQVITEFKQGMRALVIGSLEVSRLR; the protein is encoded by the coding sequence ATGAGCACGCACCCCGATCCAACGGCGCCGACCCGTGGCCGCCCGCTCACCATCACCCCGGAGCGCCTGGCCGACATTGGCATCCGCCTGGGCCTGCCCAACCTGACCATGGCCAACGTGGCCGCCGAACTGGCGGTGACCCAGGCGGCGCTGTACAAGCGCGTGGCGAACCTGGAGGCGCTGAAGCGCCTGGTGGCGGAGGCGGTGTTCCAGCGCTGGCAGATTCCGCGCGCCTCGGTTGACGCGCCGGGTGGGCTGGAGGCCTACCTGATGGGGTTCGTGGAGTCACTGTGCGAGGTGGTGAAGGCGCATCCCGGGCTGCCGCCATACCTGCTGCGGCGCACGGTGGCGACCGCGCCGATGCTGGAAAAGATCGCCTCGCACCAGGCGCACGTGGCCGAGGTGTTCGGCCTGCCGGTGGACAAGGCGCGCTGGCTGCTGGCCACGATCGCCTTCTACTGCATCGCCGGCGCCGACACGATCTATGCGATTGCGGACGACGAAGAGGGGCAGGTGATCACCGAGTTCAAGCAGGGCATGCGGGCGCTGGTGATCGGTTCGCTGGAAGTATCGCGGCTTCGGTAG
- a CDS encoding DUF3649 domain-containing protein, whose amino-acid sequence MTVSRTASVLAWLPLVSRIIAALFGGYVLAALCSIATLALPIDVRQAVFTGMLASFLLYAGAVVWVFAVRSAWRAWIGLIVIALPLWLVARAVGQGAGA is encoded by the coding sequence TTGACCGTTTCCCGAACTGCTTCCGTGCTGGCCTGGCTGCCCCTGGTCTCACGCATCATCGCCGCGTTGTTCGGCGGCTATGTACTGGCCGCACTGTGCAGCATCGCCACACTGGCGCTGCCCATCGATGTCCGCCAGGCCGTGTTCACCGGCATGTTGGCCAGCTTCCTGCTGTATGCCGGCGCCGTGGTCTGGGTGTTCGCGGTGCGCTCGGCGTGGCGCGCATGGATCGGGCTGATCGTGATCGCCCTGCCACTGTGGCTGGTCGCGCGAGCGGTCGGCCAGGGAGCGGGCGCATGA
- a CDS encoding TetR/AcrR family transcriptional regulator produces the protein MAAPKKTVARGRPPTITRERIADAGIAMTLPGLSFVGVAAALGVSHIALYKHVANLAALRELVAEVIFERWQAPPMEVGAGCSINDDLCAFQRSLRTLVDENPGLAPFLVSHGAKTPEMVARIQRHHAEFSRVHDLPQEQAAWLLSTVAYHAVALADTVYSRHAVADTTRRPLDREAQEAEFDRSMQALIIGALTMCGRTAGGR, from the coding sequence ATGGCTGCACCGAAGAAGACCGTTGCCCGTGGGCGACCGCCCACCATCACCCGCGAGCGCATCGCCGACGCTGGCATCGCGATGACGCTGCCGGGGTTGAGCTTCGTGGGCGTGGCGGCAGCGCTGGGGGTCAGCCACATCGCGCTGTACAAGCATGTGGCGAATCTGGCAGCGCTACGCGAGCTGGTGGCTGAGGTGATCTTCGAGCGTTGGCAGGCACCGCCAATGGAGGTCGGTGCGGGATGCAGCATCAACGACGATCTGTGCGCGTTCCAGCGTTCATTGCGGACACTGGTGGATGAGAATCCGGGTCTCGCCCCGTTCCTGGTGAGCCACGGTGCGAAGACGCCGGAGATGGTGGCACGCATCCAGCGCCACCATGCCGAGTTCAGTCGTGTGCATGATCTGCCGCAGGAACAGGCAGCATGGCTGCTGTCGACCGTGGCCTATCACGCCGTGGCCTTGGCCGACACCGTGTACTCGCGGCACGCCGTGGCGGACACCACGCGCCGGCCACTGGATCGGGAAGCACAGGAGGCCGAGTTCGACCGCAGCATGCAGGCATTGATCATCGGTGCATTGACGATGTGCGGGCGCACGGCAGGCGGGAGGTAA
- a CDS encoding siderophore-interacting protein: MSAPTLSTTPAGPLRGADHDRGLQALRVHVVDVTQPCTSLLRLVVQLPPQAELAPWQRANTAVRIQLGTAFGDVSRIYTVRSVDARTRRFTLDVVLHEAPGPMLAWVRALQPGDAFDLTGPRPHLQVPHREGSVALLFADQSAIPALFALLQQWPSGLRAQAWIASDDPFPVGELPAVDGVCIQRLATGATPLLQQARRLHTGADNTVWAAGEREEMRALRRYFIETCGLPRADVAVAGYWKHGQTTTETDQRRRRNYERVLARGGGLQDLDDLADDI; the protein is encoded by the coding sequence ATGTCCGCGCCCACCCTTTCCACCACCCCGGCCGGGCCGTTGCGCGGCGCCGACCACGACCGTGGCCTGCAGGCGCTGCGCGTCCACGTCGTTGACGTCACGCAGCCCTGTACCAGCCTGCTTCGGCTGGTCGTACAGCTGCCGCCACAGGCAGAGCTTGCACCTTGGCAGCGCGCCAACACCGCCGTGCGCATCCAGCTGGGTACCGCGTTCGGCGATGTGTCACGGATCTACACCGTGCGCAGCGTCGACGCCCGGACCCGCCGTTTCACGCTGGACGTGGTGCTGCACGAGGCACCGGGGCCGATGTTGGCCTGGGTGCGTGCTCTGCAGCCCGGCGACGCCTTCGATCTCACCGGTCCGCGCCCACATCTGCAGGTGCCACATCGCGAGGGCAGCGTTGCCCTGCTGTTCGCCGATCAGAGCGCCATCCCGGCACTGTTCGCCTTGCTGCAGCAGTGGCCGAGCGGCCTTCGCGCGCAGGCCTGGATCGCTTCGGATGACCCCTTCCCGGTAGGCGAACTACCTGCCGTCGACGGCGTCTGCATACAGCGCCTGGCCACGGGCGCTACGCCGTTGCTGCAGCAGGCACGCCGGTTGCACACGGGGGCCGACAACACCGTCTGGGCCGCAGGCGAACGCGAGGAGATGCGCGCCCTGCGCCGCTACTTCATTGAAACGTGCGGTCTGCCGCGCGCAGACGTCGCCGTGGCCGGCTACTGGAAACACGGCCAGACCACCACCGAAACCGACCAGCGCCGCCGTCGCAACTACGAACGCGTGCTGGCGCGCGGCGGTGGCCTGCAGGACCTCGACGACCTCGCCGACGACATCTGA
- a CDS encoding TonB-dependent receptor has product MSLPARILLSPRRTTLSLAAQAALLPALLLAPLAHADEATDSARQLPTVNVRADKTAPADAYAGGQVARGSGVGLLGELDFMDTPFNTTRYTAGFIENIQAPDLVRVIALTDPSVYNSGSSGGITDYFNIRGFGVASSDIGFGGLYGLIPYYRVTPELAESIEVLKGPSALLNGMPPGGSVGGAVNLVPKRAGDTPLTRFTASYSSDAQSGGHLDVGRRGGEQQQFGVRLNAVHREGDTATDHQQHRTQLASLGLDWRGERSQVSLDLFSSRDHVDGLNRGVSLAAGLAVPRPPKASTLFAPDWTFSNVKDSAAALRWSFDINDHLQAHASYGHGHTDFDSIASATTLITNTAGDFRNNFAHQRFIYSKDSAEAGLSARFRSGAVDHALAISAAWYQHDQKFGFKRNLLARDWVTNLYDPQWGPAIDRSFSDASLPKTAEVRTTSFGIADTLSFIDDRVQLTLGIRHQTVLSDTFDGSTGKRTARYDARANTPAGALLFKASDRLSLYANYIEGLSQGSTAPVSAANAGDVFPPYKTRQREVGAKFDFGHLASAVSVYEIEKPSAYTDPATNVFSFGGQQRNRGVEWTVFGQATERLRVLGGIGWLQPKLTRTQGGINEGRLATATPQWQGKLGVEWDVPTVAGLTLTGNAVSLSKGYITADNSQWVAGRTVFDLGARYATQAAGHPLVLRATVQNVTNKAYWAGSLGSGLGTPRTALLSATVDF; this is encoded by the coding sequence ATGTCCCTCCCCGCCCGAATCCTGCTCTCCCCACGCCGCACGACCCTATCCCTGGCCGCGCAGGCAGCGCTGCTGCCGGCGTTGCTGCTCGCTCCCCTCGCCCATGCAGATGAAGCAACCGACAGCGCCCGCCAGCTGCCCACGGTGAACGTGCGCGCCGACAAGACCGCGCCTGCCGATGCCTATGCCGGCGGCCAGGTCGCCCGCGGCAGTGGCGTCGGCCTGCTCGGTGAGCTCGACTTCATGGACACCCCTTTCAACACCACCCGTTACACCGCGGGGTTCATCGAGAACATCCAGGCACCGGACCTGGTCCGGGTAATTGCGCTGACCGATCCCAGCGTCTACAACAGCGGCTCCAGCGGCGGCATCACCGACTACTTCAACATCCGTGGCTTCGGTGTCGCCTCGTCGGATATTGGATTCGGCGGACTGTACGGCCTGATCCCGTACTACCGCGTCACCCCGGAGCTGGCCGAGAGCATCGAAGTGCTCAAGGGGCCATCGGCGCTGCTCAACGGCATGCCACCGGGTGGTTCGGTGGGTGGCGCAGTGAACCTGGTGCCCAAGCGCGCAGGTGATACGCCGTTGACCCGCTTCACGGCCAGCTACAGCAGCGACGCGCAGTCCGGCGGTCATCTGGATGTTGGCCGTCGCGGTGGCGAGCAGCAGCAGTTCGGCGTACGCCTCAATGCCGTGCATCGCGAAGGCGACACCGCCACCGATCACCAGCAGCACAGGACGCAGCTGGCATCGCTGGGCCTGGACTGGCGAGGTGAACGCTCGCAGGTCTCGCTGGACCTGTTCAGCAGCCGTGACCATGTGGATGGCCTCAATCGCGGCGTTTCGCTGGCAGCCGGACTGGCCGTGCCCCGCCCGCCAAAGGCCAGCACCCTGTTCGCACCGGATTGGACCTTCAGCAACGTCAAGGACTCAGCCGCCGCGCTGCGCTGGTCGTTCGACATCAATGACCACCTGCAGGCGCATGCCAGCTACGGTCACGGCCATACCGATTTCGATTCCATCGCCAGCGCCACCACGCTGATCACCAACACCGCCGGCGACTTCCGCAACAACTTCGCCCACCAGCGCTTCATCTACAGCAAGGACTCCGCCGAAGCCGGCCTCTCGGCGCGCTTCCGCTCCGGCGCGGTCGATCACGCACTGGCGATCAGTGCCGCGTGGTACCAGCACGACCAGAAATTCGGCTTCAAGCGCAATCTGCTGGCCCGCGACTGGGTAACCAACCTGTACGACCCACAGTGGGGCCCGGCCATCGATCGCAGCTTCAGTGATGCGTCGCTGCCGAAGACCGCGGAAGTGCGTACCACCAGCTTCGGCATCGCCGACACGTTGTCCTTCATCGATGACCGCGTGCAGCTGACCCTGGGCATCCGTCACCAGACCGTGCTCAGCGACACCTTCGATGGCAGCACCGGCAAGCGCACCGCGCGCTACGACGCCCGCGCCAATACCCCGGCTGGTGCACTGCTGTTCAAGGCCAGCGATCGACTTTCGCTATACGCCAACTACATTGAGGGCCTGAGCCAGGGCAGCACCGCCCCGGTCAGCGCAGCGAATGCGGGCGACGTGTTCCCGCCGTACAAGACGCGCCAGCGCGAGGTGGGTGCCAAGTTCGACTTCGGTCATTTGGCCAGCGCAGTGAGCGTGTACGAGATCGAAAAGCCCAGCGCCTATACCGACCCGGCCACCAATGTGTTCTCATTCGGCGGCCAGCAGCGCAACCGTGGCGTGGAATGGACCGTGTTCGGCCAGGCCACCGAACGGCTGCGCGTGCTGGGCGGCATCGGCTGGCTGCAGCCGAAGCTGACCCGCACCCAGGGCGGCATCAACGAAGGCCGGCTGGCCACGGCCACCCCGCAATGGCAGGGCAAGCTCGGCGTCGAATGGGACGTGCCGACCGTGGCCGGCCTCACCCTCACCGGCAACGCGGTCAGCCTGTCCAAGGGCTACATCACTGCTGACAACAGCCAGTGGGTTGCAGGCCGCACCGTGTTCGATCTCGGTGCCCGCTATGCGACGCAGGCGGCCGGCCATCCGCTGGTACTGCGCGCGACGGTGCAGAACGTGACCAACAAGGCGTACTGGGCGGGCAGCCTCGGCTCCGGGCTGGGCACGCCACGCACCGCCCTGCTGTCGGCCACCGTCGATTTCTGA
- a CDS encoding DUF3325 domain-containing protein — MIHVILFVLSLAAFICLALAMERHQRDVLHRVLSVATTQQLRAVGWALLVFSTVFAMRGLGLGLGLAALSGHTSVAAGVVVLAMVAHGRLNR; from the coding sequence ATGATCCACGTCATTCTGTTCGTGTTGTCTCTGGCCGCGTTCATCTGCCTGGCACTGGCAATGGAGCGCCATCAGCGGGACGTGCTGCATCGCGTGTTGAGCGTTGCTACGACGCAGCAGCTGCGCGCGGTCGGATGGGCGCTACTGGTGTTCAGCACCGTGTTCGCGATGCGCGGGTTGGGCCTGGGTCTGGGTCTGGCCGCGCTGTCCGGTCACACCAGCGTCGCCGCTGGCGTGGTCGTGCTGGCGATGGTGGCGCATGGGCGGCTGAATCGGTAG